The Pieris napi chromosome 4, ilPieNapi1.2, whole genome shotgun sequence DNA segment GAGGGCAATCATAGAGGTGCAAAGATATTTAGAAGACAAAGTTGTGTTGCCTACTGAAAAAATCTCACCATTACAGTGGTGGAAACAAAGGAAAGATGTGTATCCGCATTTAAACGCTCTGGCtattacaaaactaaatgCAATGGCTACGAGTGTTCCATGCGAAAGATTATTTTCAGCTTGCGGCCTGCTCCTAAATGACAGACGAACTAGACTAGGCACTCGAAAAGTGCAACAGCTGATGTTTCTTCATCAAAATACATAGCGCAGCCTGTTGTCGAGTGTATAACTGTATGTAATATGTAGCAcattgtacatacatatattaagtTGTTCCAAGAGCAAAActatgtaaatatttgtaaattaatagtgtacatacaaaactaaaaaaagaaaaaatagaaaaaaaaatacttgtaaaTAAGTAGTGTAAAtacttacaaaattaaaaaaagacaaaaaagtaaaaaaaaatatatacctaaaacaaaaaaaaatacttgtaaataaataatgtaaaaaaatgtgaccttatgtacataaaatgaattgaaatcttttaaatacgcctgcttaaaactaaattttaagctGACAGTCCTAAGCCTGTAGAAGTATGAAGGGAAGATTACAATTCATTAACTAAGAAAACTTATAAAACTAGCATAGTAAAGTAAATAGTACGTAGTAAATAAAGTACTGCGTCATATCATATTCACTCAATACAATACGCAGTACTATGTGGATTAGGTGGAATAGGTATTTGGATTAGGTACTTATGTGGATTAGGAACAGGTGTATCTGATATCAAATTTACCTAGTACAACCCATCTCTAATTCACATGCTAAGAGGTTATAATAAGATTCGgtgaatgtttattaaatatcatcaaaataataaatgaaaagctTTCTCTAGTTGTACCTTTAGAAGAAAGTTAACAAATAACATTAGAAAAAATGcgtaaaattaagaaaaataaggaAAAGAACACTCAAagtgaaataattaaagataatGAAATAGTAGATACCTCTACTAATGAAATCGAGGACAATGCGAAAACTGTCCTCAAAAGTGAAGACTATCGTAATAAGAGACCTTTAGAAGATCATGACTCTGATAGTGGTTCAGAAGTAAAGTCTAAGAAACCTaagaaaaagaagaaacaGGTTGCACCAGTTGAAGAAACTACagaaaatggaaagaaacaaaaaaagtcAATACGTCAGATGAAGAAAGAACGGCATGCACAGAGACAGGCTGAAGTTGAATTGGCAGCTAAAGACCAACTGAAATCGCAATGCCTTAATTATTTGTCACAGTGGAAGCATAACAAGCAAAATTGGAAGTTTATGAAAGCTAAACAAGTTTggctttacaaaaataaattttcaaaacaactATTACCTGAGAATTCATGGCCCCTTCTATTGGAGTACTTTGAATCATCTCAAGgcaatataagaaaaatgttacttgatgatgcaaataaaataataaaacaaatggaTGACTGGACAGAGTCTCAAGGTAAAAACAGTGACAATGAAACAGATgaaacaaattcaaataaacCAGATGATGTTACTTATAATAGAGCaagaaatttaatacaatgttTACAAGAATGAAACAActgttttattcaaaatctattattttaactaataaCTGTAACaacaataacattataatatgaattattaagTGTTAGAATATAAGAGGTATTAATtagatattatgtttttactttAGCTTCGGAATCCTCAGATGTAAACTGGTTAATCCATTTTCTGAGTTTATCTGTATCTTGTAATCCCACTAAGCGCTCCTGTACTTTACCATTCTTTATAGCAACAAGAACAGGTACAGAACTAATATCATAGTCTAATGCAAGGTCTGTCTGTTCGTCAATATCCACTTTAGCTAGAACaatttttcctttattttcTGATATTATAGACTCTAAGCGTGGAGTAAGAAGCCTACAGGGATTACACCATCTGcaaacaaaattcaaattgaTGAACACTAATATTCTAACATTGAAAATAGATTACAACATGCAAATTATGATAAAATCTCAATTACTAATAGATAAATGATAAGGTGTTTTTAATATGACGCAACTTACGTAGCGAAAAAATCGACGACCACTGGAACTTTACTATTAATAACTTTAGCTTTGAAATCTTCAGGACTTTGTATCTTCACGATATCCCTATTCACCTGGGTCACAGAGAGGTGTCTGAATATTGGTGTTGAAGCATTAAAATACCCATTGCGTATAATCAAAGATGTAGCGTGGCgggtaaacatttttaactttaaaaaaaatcctgcTACAAATTAGATTcgtaatatttactttaaagtattaaaaagacGCCGAAATCCAAATGATGAATGATCAATGATtactgaaattttttatttccttttcaTCAATAAAATTGCTGACAAATGACAgaagaaaatgttaaatgttgtTGTTGGCTATTTGACAGTTTAATCAATTATTGAGAGTAATCTGTATAAAACCTTCTAGTTTCTTCTATATAAAACCTTCTagaaaataattcatttatcgAGAAAtccataacaaaaatattcatttttatacgtCAGTCACGTTACGTGAGCAAACGGTCGAAGTCGAATCGATGTTAATGTATCATGTCTGTCTGATCATATTATGTCTAATCCTAATAAGTGCTACTTTGGAGTTTAATTTCGTAGGAGCCTGTTTTTGATCGAAATATAATGTGAAGAAACttgacgtttttttttgtatggaatctcgctgttggcttTATGGCCGGGACTCCACCAAAGCGGAGACGAGACGAGCAGAGAGGAGATGTTTTTCAAACAACCAATAAGAATTGTGTTATTGACACATCTCCTCTCCGCTCAGCTCAGCTTCAATGGAGATCGCTATGCGGAgatgttttatatttgtatggtACGATCGAAGCAGAGATGTGAGCTGTGCGCGGACGACGCGCAGTGGAGACGAGAGATGTAAGCAGCGAAAACTTTCGTCATCTAACTCATTAAACAGAGTAAAAAATTCTCCATGACTGGTATGGTAATTCAAGTGACTTCTTCTCCAAAACcgatgttttcttttctttatgtAGTATAAATCAATCAATTCTGCTTCTTCAGACTGTAGTTCTTCGTCTTCAAGTAAAATAAGAtactttttttgtaataatagcTACATCGTCTTCGACCTTTCGTGTCTGAACTCAGAATGCGTACTGAGCACTCAAAGCCTCGCGGCTCGCACCCGAGCTGAAAAACATCTCTTCTCGCACAGCATACAGCACACCACACAAATTTCCGCTTTGGTGCAGTCTCGGCCTAAGGGCTTTTAGAGCACAGCTCGGGCTcttttggcgagcgtagctcaGCCGGAATGGGTGGATTcccgcgactagcgcaaggCCGTCTCTTGCGAGACCGGAGACTGGAACTTTGGCTGGGGCCGTCGCGGggtggaaaaaaataaaaatgtgattattgaagttatacttctttaggcgcgttatgaaaaattgatgatggtgaaattttacgatgcgcgcgcaccgtgacacaaaattaacagaatgaagtggcgcatgttggcacACACGCCGCCTCggttcactgtgtatttatatttataacatttatccacatgctttctaccattgatatacaaaaaacccaagatgcacagtctcgaataaaagtaacgctcgaaagtgtcccgaaacactatttctgtctctttctataagttacaagcatatattattgcaaaatcaaccttacgcgaattgtttaaagttgttattgCAACACAgtgtacttaaagcaataaaattttacgaccgaccgtggtcggtaggacaaggtatggagtggcttttttatttacaactatttaacataattttaaatttatccgaattttcgcgtgctttacagcgcgcgtggtcacggtgactgaagacaaaaggtgttggatgttaaatagttgtaaatttataataatacataactttaatccggttaaaaagttttttccgtaaattaaaaaaatatgttaaattggctacctcctgacctacactttatatagcgtatatatatttgtcaaaaactacacacaaaaaagttcaaaagtacataaatttatttataaaaaaaaacacaaataaataacatcgactccacttattagaaCATTGTCATTCTTATAAtgcttaaaaataagttttttattgaagttggCCGTATAGAAGTTTGTGcgttgaataaaatttttagaaaaaataaataaaaatcacacaTTGCTTGTTATAATCAgtcataaaaacaacaaaaactaatcaataaagttttttaattaccgAAAATACGATATCCCATCCTTTTTTAGTCTTCTTGacgttatatttttacaatttctcACAGAACACTTTGGCATTTTTAACAAGTGCTCCCAGACGCGAgcgacgcgagactatttgaaatgagcgcacaatttagaatgttgcactcattttttgaggacgttttttaaCGTCTAAAAACGAGTGGGTCTAACGAGTgggcatcttgggttttttgtatatcaatggtttctacatttaaaacacgtgttttcattatacaagtgcgaattttatatgtgcgtctgaattataatcagtaAATCagtaaattgaatatttaaatcaatactaattaatattagaaaataataatatatataaatataatattaataaatatttatttatttaatatttcaaatgtaaactgaactttattgactataatgtaACCCTGATACGCTGGCCatggaccgcatgttgcagtcaagaccgactgctgTAGAGCGGTTGCATTGAAGTCGTACACGACATTAGCACGACCGCATAATGCAGTCGGTTACGACTGCTTGGAGCAGTTGTGTTCGACCGCAAAATAATACTGATGCGAGTTCATTTACACGATGGAATTCGAAGAAGAAGCACTGCTAATTGTACTATTATTACGCAAGCGTAGGCGTAGAAGACACCGTAGTATGTGGGTGCGTCCAATACAACAATCAAGAGAACAGCATGGaatatttcatactttgtATCCCTAGCTGAGAGAAGACactaaaaagtttttcaaCTACTTTGGAATGTCTGTGGTTTTATTTGAAGAATGACTATAGTGGCCTGTTTTATGGCTGCGGCCTGCGATACAGTCTCAGGTGGGAACCTTAAGTTGGCGGggggaaattaattttttgcacttttttttGGCTCTATCAACTGTTCGTTAACTGTTCTTCATTGTTCtatcaaaaaaattttgtgttcgttctaattttttttttttttattaaaaaaaaattgaccctCAATATGGCACGAACTAtagatattttgatatttttttattttttctaatagtttAGAACTATTCAATAACTGttcgttcaaaataaacaactgTTCGGCTTTCATTAtcctgtaatttaataataattaacttttttttataaatcttaattaaatgttattgcgCATGCGCAGTATCAATGCGCATAGTTCTCATAAATTATGCGCGGCCTATTTGAATTCGATTCAAAGAGACAACACAACAATAACAGCAGCAACATcaaaatcatcatcatcatcatcatcattgaCGACCatcaaatatcaaaaatatattaaaaatttaatttcttagattatttttctgcatgattattaaaaatattattttatactcaAATATATGCTTAGGTCAAAAAATGAAGAGAAAagttcataaaaatttaattatttgattaattcaGTAATGTTATCTgtcatagttatttattataaagttaaaatctTAAGTGTTTAGTTTACTAATATATCTATCGTTATTTAATGATTGTTCTTTGGCTAGTTTAATTGCATCGGTGTACAGCATTTTAAACTCTATTCAAAACCAGCTGATTTTTGCtatatttttcacataatgatgaataatttataataagggCTTACGAtgtgattatttttaacaacaataaaagATGTATTGATAATAAAGAACTTTTcttgttatttcttttatctGATAAAAAAGTCTAATAGATTATTCattaattgtgtattttttctgatttgtttattcacaaaataagaaatatccatatgctattttataaaatagtcgTATAATATGACTAATATAAAAAcgacgatattttttttaataaatagtatgctgaagaaaatgttattatcgataaaaaaaaaattttatctattaaaagtATCGTATcattaaactttattgttttacttaatatacataatttactttctatttgcaaagtttatttattagattttgatattaattttaaattaaaattcttttatattaattttgaagtAAAAATCTAAGTCAACTTATAACGTAAGTAGTACagaaaaaatttgttaaagttTTCGTATtcgaaaatgaaattatattatcatctattttaaatgaataattaaaaatattgactgAGAATGAAAAAGAAATTGGTTCTAGAATATATTGTATCAATGTATAGTTTGCATGGGACTAATCCTTTTCTATTTTTCTcaatcaatatatttaatcaggAATGTTAAAAGAATGGATAAGTACAAGAAATACGACTTTAGATGTTAAGAAAGAGTtcattttgtttgtataaaataacaaaatataaatgaaagtaaaaaccgggtgatgatgatgattttgttgttgttgctGTTATTGTTGTGTTGTCTCTTTGAATCGAATTCATATAGGCCGCGTATAATTTATGAGAACTATGCGCATTGATACTGCGCATGcgcaataacatttaattaagatttataaaaaaaaagttaattattattaaagtacagGATAATGAAAGCCGAAcagttgtttattttgaacgaaCAGTTATTGAATAGttct contains these protein-coding regions:
- the LOC125048921 gene encoding uncharacterized protein C7orf50 homolog; this translates as MRKIKKNKEKNTQSEIIKDNEIVDTSTNEIEDNAKTVLKSEDYRNKRPLEDHDSDSGSEVKSKKPKKKKKQVAPVEETTENGKKQKKSIRQMKKERHAQRQAEVELAAKDQLKSQCLNYLSQWKHNKQNWKFMKAKQVWLYKNKFSKQLLPENSWPLLLEYFESSQGNIRKMLLDDANKIIKQMDDWTESQGKNSDNETDETNSNKPDDVTYNRARNLIQCLQE
- the LOC125048922 gene encoding thioredoxin, whose product is MFTRHATSLIIRNGYFNASTPIFRHLSVTQVNRDIVKIQSPEDFKAKVINSKVPVVVDFFATWCNPCRLLTPRLESIISENKGKIVLAKVDIDEQTDLALDYDISSVPVLVAIKNGKVQERLVGLQDTDKLRKWINQFTSEDSEAKVKT